A DNA window from Daucus carota subsp. sativus chromosome 3, DH1 v3.0, whole genome shotgun sequence contains the following coding sequences:
- the LOC108211269 gene encoding uncharacterized protein LOC108211269 has product MISMSAPWALSDDVLIPLWLAEQEHWILGRLCFVDREFHVYSTLNCDGGRDIIVKAATPFVQLLPKYLEATGFYDRTDIDFTADAYSDKLSLDPFGVTLHHFDFTSSSIDSGIYMCTYAEYYATVSEFPNDELDISTYRSRLALLFYSYGMAKQIHGYESDSDYTAKVPSKKPQRTRAYERKKKTKDVKTKDVEE; this is encoded by the exons ATGATCAGTATGAGTGCTCCCTGGGCTTTAAGTGATGATGTTTTAATTCCTCTTTGGCTTGCCGAACAAGAACATTGGATTCTTGGGAGATTGTGTTTTGTAGATAGGGAGTTCCATGTATACAGTACACTGAACTGCGATGGTGGGAGGGATATTATAGTAAAGGCAGCCACTCCATTCGTCCAATTATTGCCAAAGTATCTCGAGGCAACTGGTTTTTATGATCGGACGGATATAGATTTCACAGCAGATGCATATTCTGATAAGTTATCTCTTGATCCGTTTGGAGTGACTTTGCATCATTTTGATTTTACATCATCGTCTAT TGACAGTGGGATATACATGTGTACATATGCCGAGTATTATGCTACTGTGTCGGAATTCCCTAATGATGAACTAGATATTTCTACTTATAGAAGCAGGCTTGCCTTATTGTTTTATTCGTATGGAATGGCAAAGCAAATACACGGTTATGAGAGTGATTCCGATTACACTGCAAAGGTTCCATCAAAAAAGCCTCAAAGGACAAGGGCATATGAGCGAAAGAAAAAGACGAAAGATGTGAAGACAAAAGATGTTGAAGAATGA